In the genome of Rhopalosiphum padi isolate XX-2018 chromosome 1, ASM2088224v1, whole genome shotgun sequence, the window atttttttcgtacgtTAGGTAGATACTCGCTGTATAGTCGCTAGACTAGTGTTCGTGTTGTTACACTGTTACAGCACCGTTACACACGTTATACGCGTTTCTCGAAATGCTTAAAACTTGTCCCTATAATGATGTACACGGGTTGGCTACCCCTGGTCTAACCTAACTGATCAATGttcaaatgttcaataaaaacaatatttatcacTCAGAttttagtgtatactgtatagtgtataattttgttattcattatttgaCTTGGGTGTCAACAAATAAGTTGTTAACCGAACTTTGTGATATATGCgtagaaatatttgtattcagtCAACAATTCATTACTCACGATTGACGTAGTGAAAAGGAATGATATAATGTAACAGTTGATCGATTCgactttattacattatttacatttatatttatcgttGTAGGCATTTAGATACTTACAGATTGGACATTCAACATGGGTatgagttttatatttttacaataaataattgcaaACATCGTAGTTCTACtattaccatataatatatcaccaaGTGATAGTTGAATATGTGTAGGTTTGATACAAAGacaaattgttgtaaaataatgttataatatcgtttccggcagtattttatattatttagttattggtttatatatataaatggttaTCGCTTACAATATGATCGGTCAAGTGGCAGCCAAACTATCTTATTTAGTATTGTTTGCGCGTCCGTCGTCACGTAGGTACTCGGTACTCACCTAGCCGGGTTTAAAATCTTTAAGCTAAcgtatcttatttatttatcggataaataataaattgttatttaaatgattCAGTATGTTTTTCGATTGTTGATCACTATTTGAAACGTAAAAGCACAAACTATACGAATTACGAGTGACTAGTACCAACTCGGTATAAGCGTctacacatattatagtattatactcgtacataaaCCTACAATCACAGACACGAATGAACTACCTAAGTACCCACCTACGTAACcacgtataattttaataatactatcaccgtttaaaataggtacatattatgttgaaactgataaaacattaattacgtgtacgaataagaaataatttaaacaaattaatcacTACACCATCTACATCTAAAGTTTGTTTTGACATTCGTTATTTTTATCGCTTTAACTTATCTGCATCGtacgtttttactttttaggtcAATAacgacttttataaaaaaatttaaggaaatagtattaaaaccataaaaaaaaaatgagtagaaaacgattaaaaagtaagtatatTAATGTACTTGTCACACAAcgcgctaataataataaatagatatcatTTTGTCGACTGatacgaataaaatatcatgaatattatgtttattcacTTTATTCCCTGGGTAGCTGATCAGGATCCTGATTTCTGGCATATTAAGATATTAATGTTATCTACAGAGTGATACTTTTAACGGCAATACACAAACAATTCTCTAagcatatatacaattaaaaaatatctcatattttaaataaaaaaaccttgaaaattaatcactatattttattaatgatacaatttattacaataattattacctcttaaaatcaaaaattagaaGTTAAAATTTCAACTTCATTAGTACATTGGTTCCTAAAAAGCGGGGTCAAACATTGTAGAACTTGTGaaaaatttcgttttaaattatacagaaaatggttattattaaaaacgaaaacaaattCAATTGAAATGTCTAGAAAGATTTGCTGATTTCAGTCGAGTGAATCGTCCTGTATATACACAGATAATATCTTATCATAATGTGATGTGGGCCATGCGCGGGTGCTTAGCGCTTGTCGTCTTTATTGGCAAATGTCTATGTCTCCTTGGCAACAGACTTACATTGCCAGCATTGCCTGTTGCTGAATAGTTTTGATATTTGTCTTAAATATTTCTGATGGGCGTCTATTTTCTTCGGTTTTgagaataatataggtatttccCCTCAATCAATcgatctttttttaaatatattctgatTATCAgtctatatttttaacataaaaaagtaCCCatctaacttaaattaattgtcatatttatataaataacaaggtATTACACTATTTATATCTTTTCAGTTACTACAGAGTtagagaataataaaattgaagaaGGAGTTACATTAAATAACATGACTGAACAAAATCGCAACAAGACACAGTCCAAAAATTTCAATCATGTGGGTGCATATTCgtcattgtatacaatatgtcaggttggtattttttaaaatcaattattaatagataaacctttttttttactatgaaattTCTGTTTTAGATAGTTGGATTATTACTTATACTTTCTGTATTTTATTGGATTCTCAATTTCCGAGGAGGATTTGGGTTTACTGAAGCCAAAATCATATTCAACTGGCACCCACTTTTAATGAcaattggttttatttatttatttgcaaattgtaagttttaattaattactgaaatgagaaaaatttaacttttctaGTATTAGCATGCTTCAGGATTATCGTTAATTTGCTATAAAGAgtattaaacacaattttaatattccTTACTAGCTTTAATTATAGAACCtaaatttattgattgaaaTTTTACTCTTGTAAATAAGTACATTGTACAGTGATTACTCATGTTGATGTATCAATTGGTATTCCTTTTTGATACCAGATCTACGGGATCTAACTACCTATACAGAAGGGTATTTTTATCAACatccattatttaatttaaaaaatgtctgcataattctaaattattataaacaacctttttgaaaatgaaaaatggtgaagctataatttttttatcactatataactttttaaagtttttactcCTTTGAATGACAACTACACGTTATTTAAttcaagcaaaatatttttatgcataaaaatcaaatttaaagtatgtggttaactcataataataatagtttagatcagtggttttcaaccaATGGGTCGCGACCCATTTTTGGGTCGCGATAAGTcttgtttctaaaataaaaattatagaaggtaaaaaaatatttttttaattattaaacttagacaatgaataaatgaaaatacagtttaaaaaatatttaatagtactaCTGCAAAGCATTAACtaattttagcttttttacaAAGCTTACGTGGGTCACAAAAAATGTAGGCCTAAAAAAGTGGGTCGCGAGTCTAAAAAGGTTGAAGACCACTGATTTAGATGAGCGAAATAATCAAGAATAAAAAGGTACACTTCATAATATTGGTTCATTACTTTGTTTatctaaacaattatttgataaaaatttaatatttatgattcgaaaatttcaaaataaaattctgCCATTAAAAActaacagttatattattattatattattcatgatggtaaaattaaaaaaaaaaataagtacattatttttctatttttcaaaaatgtttttgttatacttCAAATCATGTGTACATCAATTCATAAAAAGCCTATTGTTTACTTTATTTagtcttaaatttattataaattctcaaataaaaacttttcaGATATTATATTTGACTGTATACCTACATGTAATTAattctgaaaattatttattgaaaacattatctttttttttagctattctTCATTATCGAACATTCCGCAATTATAATAAACGAGATTTGAAAAATCAACATGCTATTATACATGGTTGTGTAATTGTTCTTGTACTACTTGCTGGCTGGGCCTCTTATGCTTCACATATTTATAGTGATCCTCCAATACCAAATTTCTATTCTTTACACAGTTGGTTGGGTATTGTTACTATTTCAATGTTCCTCTCTCAGGTtagttaagttttatttattttaagtacctattatgaatttggttaaaattcaatttattaaatatatttatttattgtctgtatacattatattaatattttagtttataagtgGGTTCGTATCCTTCATGTATCCTGGAATAGCTGCCCAATATAAGGAAGCTGTAATGCCTTATCACATTTTCtttggaattttcaattttatactgGCAGTTGCTACTTCAGTTCTTGGATTCggcgaaaaattaatttttgctttGTGCGTATTTaagtgat includes:
- the LOC132923461 gene encoding uncharacterized protein LOC132923461 isoform X2, translating into MVTTELENNKIEEGVTLNNMTEQNRNKTQSKNFNHVGAYSSLYTICQIVGLLLILSVFYWILNFRGGFGFTEAKIIFNWHPLLMTIGFIYLFANSILHYRTFRNYNKRDLKNQHAIIHGCVIVLVLLAGWASYASHIYSDPPIPNFYSLHSWLGIVTISMFLSQFISGFVSFMYPGIAAQYKEAVMPYHIFFGIFNFILAVATSVLGFGEKLIFALDKDYKNYPKEGIFGNFLGLLSVIYCGLVVYLVTKPEYKREPKPEDGVLLTGALE
- the LOC132923461 gene encoding uncharacterized protein LOC132923461 isoform X1, with amino-acid sequence MSRKRLKITTELENNKIEEGVTLNNMTEQNRNKTQSKNFNHVGAYSSLYTICQIVGLLLILSVFYWILNFRGGFGFTEAKIIFNWHPLLMTIGFIYLFANSILHYRTFRNYNKRDLKNQHAIIHGCVIVLVLLAGWASYASHIYSDPPIPNFYSLHSWLGIVTISMFLSQFISGFVSFMYPGIAAQYKEAVMPYHIFFGIFNFILAVATSVLGFGEKLIFALDKDYKNYPKEGIFGNFLGLLSVIYCGLVVYLVTKPEYKREPKPEDGVLLTGALE
- the LOC132923461 gene encoding uncharacterized protein LOC132923461 isoform X3, giving the protein MTEQNRNKTQSKNFNHVGAYSSLYTICQIVGLLLILSVFYWILNFRGGFGFTEAKIIFNWHPLLMTIGFIYLFANSILHYRTFRNYNKRDLKNQHAIIHGCVIVLVLLAGWASYASHIYSDPPIPNFYSLHSWLGIVTISMFLSQFISGFVSFMYPGIAAQYKEAVMPYHIFFGIFNFILAVATSVLGFGEKLIFALDKDYKNYPKEGIFGNFLGLLSVIYCGLVVYLVTKPEYKREPKPEDGVLLTGALE